Proteins from one Juglans microcarpa x Juglans regia isolate MS1-56 chromosome 1S, Jm3101_v1.0, whole genome shotgun sequence genomic window:
- the LOC121247297 gene encoding uncharacterized protein LOC121247297 translates to MDINSLILQTKALSWHDLELQPDPETAQATLDKILIGRLVADRPLNKYAISFGIKASWNFIQHFLIEEMDINKFIFTFRTSHDKLRVLNQAPWNIKGHLLILKPWSPGATFNEISLNHATFNVQIHGLPLDHITLNNAKEIGKALGNLIKVEEDPLYGLAFRKFIRIKVELDITKPLQQGFMMPRTDKSEIWIAIKYEKLSDFCYACGRLVTHKSSVDS, encoded by the coding sequence ATGGATATCAACTCGCTGATCCTACAGACCAAAGCTTTGTCATGGCATGATCTCGAGCTACAACCTGATCCAGAAACAGCACAAGCTACATTAGATAAAATCCTGATAGGAAGGTTAGTAGCCGATAGACCATTGAATAAATATGCAATCTCTTTTGGCATTAAAGCCTCTTGGAATTTCATCCAACATTTCCTAATCGAAGAGATGGATATAAACAAGTTTATATTCACCTTTAGAACTTCCCATGATAAACTAAGAGTGCTTAATCAAGCCCCGTGGAATATTAAAGGGCATTTGCTAATTCTAAAACCATGGTCTCCGGGAGCTACATTCAATGAAATCAGTCTAAACCATGCCACTTTCAATGTGCAAATTCATGGTTTACCACTTGATCATATCACTCTCAACAATGCTAAGGAAATAGGAAAAGCTCTCGGTAATCTAATCAAAGTGGAGGAAGATCCTCTTTATGGTCTAGCCTTCAGAAAGTTTATTAGAATTAAAGTTGAGCTAGATATCACCAAGCCACTTCAGCAAGGATTCATGATGCCGAGGACTGATAAGAGTGAAATATGGATTgctataaaatatgagaaactgTCAGACTTTTGTTATGCATGTGGGAGGCTCGTCACTCACAAATCTTCTGTGGATTCTTAA